The genomic interval CCTCGCTGTTCTCCCGGACGATCACCAGGTCGATATCGTCCGCGGCGGCCCGCACTCCCGCGAACGCCCGCACCGGACGGATATTGGCGTACAGGCCGAACCGTTTGCGGATGGCGCCGCCGGGCGGGGCGCCGACGCGATGCTCGGCGGGATAGGAGGCGTTGTCGTGCGGACCGAGGATCCAGGCGTCGAGCTCGTCCAGCGTCCGCACTGTCGACTCCGGCAGCGGTTCGCCGAATTCCGCGATCGCGGTGTGCCCCATGGGCAGCGGAACCCAGTCCACGGCCGGTGCCGCGAGCACGGCCAGCGCCTCGTCGACCACCTCCCGCGCGGCGCGCACCACCTCGGGGCCGATGCCGTCACCCTCGATCAGGCCCAGCCGCAGCTGTCCGTTCGCTCCGCTCACGCTCCCATCCTCGGTCCTGCGATTCGCGGGAAGATCACCGGGGCTCCGGCGTATCTTGTGCCAGGTCATGGTTCAGTCGGTCGAATTGCTGTTGGACGAGGCCGCCGAGTCGGAGATCCGGCGGCAGTGGCGGCTGCTGGCCGAGGCCGGCATACCCAGCCCGTCTCCCGACCATCGACCCCACATCACCATGGCCGTGGCCCGGCAGATCTGGCCGCGCCTGGACCAGGCGCTAGCCGCCCAGGAATTCCGCCCGTTCCCCATCCGCCTCGGCGGCCTGCTGATCTTCGGCGCGCGCAACCCCATCCTGGTCCGCCTGGTGGTCCCCACCGACGCGCTGCTCGCCCTCCAGCGCCGCGTGTTCTCCGTCGTCGACAAGTGCCCCGGCATTCCGGCCAATATCCGACCCGACGCGTGGACCCCTCACGTCACCCTGGCCCGCCGCCTGAAACCCCACCAACTCGGCGAGGCCGTGCACGCGGTGGCAGCCGATCGAGATTTCGCCACTACGGTGGTGGGTATTCGTCGGTGGGACGGCGATCAGCGTCGTGACTGGCCGGTCGCACGCGCAAGCGGAAGATAACGGAGTTGCCCGGCGTTGTATCGGGGCAACCACGAGACGAGAGGATCCCATGGCCACCCAGACCCTGACCGCGCAGAACTTCGATGAGATTGTCACCGGGAACGACGTCGTGCTCGTCGACTTCTGGGCCGACTGGTGCGGCCCGTGCAAGCAGTTCGCACCGACCTTCGAGGCGTCCTCGGACAAGTATCCCGATGTCGTCCACGGCAAGGTGGACACCGAGGCCGAGCAGAGCCTCGCCGCGGCCGCCAACATCCGCTCCATCCCGACCATCATGGCGTTCCGGGAGGGTGTGCTGGTGTTCGCGCAGCCCGGCGCGCTGCCGCCGGACGCCCTCGAGGACCTGGTCACCCAGGTGAAGGCCCTCGATATGGAAGAGGTCCGCAAGCAGCTCGCCGAACAGCAGGCCCAGCAGGAACAGGCCTGACGATCGAGCGCCGCCGCATCGCCTCCGAGCGCCGGAAGCGATGCGGCGCTTCGCTTTTCGAGGTCAGCCGCCGAGTTTGTTGGTGACCGCGATCATGGCGCGGGCGGTGGATTCCGCCCCGTCGGCGGCCATCGCCGCGCCCCAGCCGCGGCGTCCGTTGAACTCGCACTGCACGAACGTGGCGGTGCCGACCTCGGTCCGGCGCTGGTGGAAACGCAGGATCTCGATCGGGTAGCCCTCCTCGTAGAGGGCCGAGGTGAGCGCGGCCACCGGGCTGCCGGCCGACACCACGGTCCGCAGCCGGTCGGCGAACTCGAGTGTCGCGGTGTACTGCGCGCCGTGGCGATGCCCGGCGCGGCTCCACTCGCTGAGCTTCACCGGGCCGGAGTGCTCGCAGTAGCGGTCGAGGAATTCGGCGGGAGACAGTCCCGCGCATTCGGTCCGCAGGCCCTGGGGGGCGGCGGTGAGGATGTCGTGTGCGTCGATAGTGATGGTCATTGAACCAGGTCTTCCCGAAGTCTCGTCGTGTCGCAGGACAGTCGCGTCTGAGCTGAATGTCTGAAATGACAGAGGGGACCAGCGCAAGAAATCTGTATGGCCGCAGCGAGGAGGCCAGTCCGAATCAGACCCCGCTACGGCGGGTTACTACGAGAAGTCGCGCAGCAGCCACCATCGCGGTTAGCGGAAGGTGCGCGGCGCGGTCGCGGTCGGCGACCAACTGCGCTGCGCTGCGGCTTGCGGCGGGATTCGGCACGGCACCGAGAATATGGACTAATCCCCGCCTTGGCAACCACATTGGGCCGGAACCAACGGGTAACTTCGTCACAATGGTCGGTGAACGGCGCACCAACGCTCGATGCGTAGTCCGGCAATCGAGTTCACCGAGCTTGCGGCCAGGTCACAGAGCCTGATCACAGCTATGGCAAACACTGGGTAAACCTCTTTCGTGTCGTCGGCGAGGGTGCCACCCACGAGCCGTGCGGAGGCACCGATGACCGACCGGACCCGTCCAGGCGACGATCCCTCATCTGCTCGGCCGCCACCGCCGCTGCGAGCATCAGATCCGTGAGTCGCTCGATCGTGGCGGCGAGCATGCCACCGCCCACCACATCGCGACGCCGCGCGACTGCTCGGACCTGTGCCGCCTCACCGGCGACCTGCTCGACCGCCGCGCCGAGTGGGCGCCCCGGCAGTGCGAGCTGACCGCCCGGGTGTGCACCGACACCGCGCAGCGCTGCGACCGCCTCGGCGAAACCGCGTGCGCCTCGGCGGCGCGCGCCGCCGCCGCGCCCTGCCTGTCGCTGGCCGAGGCACTCGCGCGCCGATACGCCACCGCTCAGTGGGCGGCGGCGTCCCAGCTGCGGCCGACGCCGACGGAGACCTCCAGCGGCACCGAGAGCTCGATGGCCTTGCACATGTGGTCGCGGGCCAGCGACTCGAGGAATTCGCGTTCACCCGCGGCGACCTCGAAGAGGAGTTCGTCGTGGATCTGCAGCAGCATGCGGGAGCGCAGCCCGGCGGCGCGAATCGCGCTCTGCACGTTGATCATCGCGACCTTGATGATGTCGGCGGCGGTGCCCTGGATGGGGGCGTTGAGAGCCATCCGCTCGGCGGCCTCGCGGCGCTGACGGTTGCTGGAATCCAGATCCGGCAGGTAGCGGCGGCGGCCGAACAGGGTCTCGGTGTAGCCGACCTTGCGGGCCTGGTCGACGGCGTCGTGCAGGTAGTCGCGGATCGCGCCGAAGCGGCTGAAGTACACCTCCATCTGCGCCTTGGCCTCCTCGGCGCTGATCTTCAGCTGCTGGGACAGGCCGTACGCCGACAGGCCGTAGGCCAGCCCGTACGACATCGCCTTGATCCGGCGGCGCATCTCCGGATGCACCTCCGACAGCGGGATGTCGAAGGCCTTGGAGGCGACGAAGGTGTGCAGGTCCTCACCGGAGTTGAACGCCTCGATCAGGCCCGCGTCCTTGGACAGGTGGGCCATGATCCGCATCTCGATCTGGCTGTAGTCGGCGGTCATCAGCGACTCGTAGCCGGGGCCGACGACGAAGGTGTCGCGGATGCGGCGGCCGGTGTCGGTGCGGATCGGGATGTTCTGCAGGTTCGGCTCGGTGGACGACAACCGGCCGGTGGCCGCGATGGTCTGGTTGAAGGTGGTGTGGATGCGGCCGTCGTCGGCGACCGACTTCAGCAGGCCGTCCACGGTGACCTTCAGCCGGGTGGCGTCGCGGTGGGCCAGCAGGTGCTCGAGGAACGGGTGCCCGGTCTTCTCGAACAGCGACTCCAGCGCGTCGGCGTCGGTGGTGTAGCCGGTCTTGGTGCGCTTGGTCTTCGGCATGTCCAGCTCGTCGAACAGCACCACCTGCAGCTGCTTCGGGGAGCCGAGATTGATCTGCTTGCCGATCACCTCGTAGGCGGCCTCGGCGGCTTGGGCGACCCGGTCGGCGAATTCGGATTGCAACTGCTGCAACCGATCACAGTCGACCGCGATACCGGCCTCCTCCAACTCGGCCAGCACACCGAGCAGGGGCAGCTCCATCTCGGTGAGCAGCTTGGTGGACTCGATGCCCTCGAGTTCGGCGTCGAAGGCGTCGGCCAGGTCGGAGACGGCGCGGGCGCGCAGGATCTCGGCCTTGGCCAGTTCGGCGTCGACCTGGCCCTCGTCGTCCAGCAACGAGAGCTGGGTATCGTCACCGGATTCCACGCGCAGCTCGCGCGAGAGATAGCGCAGCGAGAGGTCGTCGAGGTTGAAGGTGCGCTGGCCCGGCCGGACCAGATAGGCGGCCAGGGCCGTATCGCTGGTGAGACCGGCGAGCCGCCAGCCGCGGGCGCGCAACGCGTGCTGAGCGGACTTGGCCTCGTGCACGGCCTTCGGGGTGGCGGGGTCGGCCAGCCAGGCGCCCAGCGCCTGCTCGTCCTCGGGGGTCAGGCCGATGACGTCGAAGTAGCCGCCCTCGCCGTCGGCGGCGGCGATCGCGATCGCCTTCACGTCACCGTTCACCGGGGTGCCGGTACCCGCGATCGAAATACCGTGGCGCACACCGGCCTTCGCGTGCTCGGCGAGCCAGTCGGCGGCCGCGCCGGGCTCGACCGCGCCGCCGCTGATCTCGAAACCGCCCTCGGCCTCCGGCTCCGGCGGCGCCAGCGTCTCGAACAGCCGGTCGCGCAGCACCCGGAACTCCAGGTCGTCGAACAGGCGGTGGATCCGGTCGCGGTCCCAGGGCTGCTGGGCCAGCTGCTCGGGGGTGTAGGGCAGCGGGACGTCCTTGACCATCTCGGTGAGCTGCCGGTTGAGCACGACGCTGGACAGGTTGGCGCGCAGCGCGTCGCCGATCTTGCCCTTCACCTGATCTACCCGGTCCACCAGGGTGGCCAGGTCGCCGTATTCGCGCACCCACTTCGACGCCGTCTTCTCGCCGACACCCGGAATGCCCGGCAGATTGTCGCTCGGGTCGCCGCGCAGGGCCGCGAAATCCGGGTACTGCGCGGGCGTGAGGCCGTACTTCTCCTCCACCGCCTCCGGGGTGAACCTGGTCAGCTCGGAGACGCCCTTCTTCGGATACAGCACGGTGACATCGGAATTCACCAGCTGCAGCGCGTCGCGGTCGCCCGTCACGATCAGGACGCGGAAGCCCTCGGGCACCGCCTGGGTGGCGAGGGTGGCGATGATGTCGTCGGCCTCGTAGCCCTCGAGGGCCATCGTCGGGATGCCGAGCGCGGCCAGCACCTCCTGGGTGATCTCCACCTGGCCGCGGAACTCGTCGGGTGTGGTGATGCGGTTGGCCTTGTAGTCCGGGAACGCCTCGGTGCGGAACGTCTTGCGGTTGACGTCGAAGGCAGCGGCGATGTGGGTGGGCTTCTCGTCGCGCAGCAGGTTGATCAGCATCGCGGTGAATCCGTACACCGCGTTGGTGGTCTGGCCCGTGACGGTCTTGAAGTTCTCGGCGGGTAGGGCGTAGAAGGCGCGGTAGGCCAGCGAATGCCCGTCCAGCAACAACAGCGTGGGCCGCTCACCGGCGGAACTCGGGGTCGCTGCGGACACACTGTGCGGGCGCTGATCGGTGGTCGCTGGAGTCACGGTCCCGAGTCTATGTACCGGCACCGACAAGCGGGCGCACCGGGGATGACGTGGGCCACATCGGCTCCGTGCGCGGCGCTCCCGGCAGCGCTCCACCGCACACGACGCTATGCCGCGCCCGGCACACATATTTCCGAATGGGCGAAATTGATCAGGTACAGCACCCGAAATCTTGTCGGTCGCCGCCGTCCGCGGCACCGGAGTTCGGCATCAGGACTTCGGTGCGAGATTTTCCAGCACCACTTCGGCGACCGCCTTCATCGTGGTGCGCCGGTCCATCGCGGTGCGCTGGATCCATTTGAATGCCTGCGGCTCGGACAACCCCTGCGTCTGCATCAGCACGCCCTTGGCGCGTTCCACGAGCTTGCGCGTCTCCAATCGGTCGGACAGGTTCGCGACCTCGTCCTCGAGCGCGGTGATCTCGTGGAACCGGCTGGCCGCCAGCTCGATCGCCGGCACCAGATCCGATTTGGTGAACGGCTTCACCAGGTAGGCCATCGCGCCCGCGTCGCGCGCCCGCTCCACCAGGTCACGCTGGCTGAAGGCGGTCAGAATCACCACCGGCGCAACGCGTTTCGTGGCGATCTCGGCCGCCGCGTCGATCCCGTCGCGGCGCGGCATCTTGACGTCCATGATCACCAGATCGGGGCGCAGCTCCTCGGCCAGGTCGACCGCCTGCTGGCCGTCGCCCGCCTCACCCACCACCTGATAACCCTCCTCGGAGAGCATCTCGACCAGGTCCATCCGGATGAGCGCTTCGTCCTCGGCGACCACCACCCGCTTGGCGGCGGTCGCCGCGTCCTTCTTCGCGCCCGCGCCCCCTGCTGTCGTTCCCATAGATAGACCCCTCGTGATTCCGATGCCAAATACCCGAAGCGCGCGCCCGTCCGCCCCACCTTTAGCCGAACCGGCGCACTCTCCCGAGTGCCCTAAAGCGTACCGTTCAACCTCGCACAGAACCCATCTACCCAGCGAGAGTTCGGCCACCCCGGCACCGATTCGGTCAACCGACCCCCCACCCGCTATCATTTCCCACCGGTGCGCCGAGTTGGCGGAACTGGCAGACGCGACGGTCTCAAAAACCGTTGTCCTCACGGACGTGTGGGTTCGAGTCCCACACTCGGCACCGAGTAGGGGCTGGTGCACGGAATTCCGGGCGGTTGGTCGGGCCGTGGTCTGCACTCCGTCGTCAGTCGCGGGCCCAGAATTGCGCGCGCTCTTGCAGGTTCCACCACGAAACGAATTGCCCGTCTTCGTCTTTCAGATCCCAGCGGGCGGCGAGCGCATCGAAGAACGCGTCATCGGCCGTCTTTCCGCCCTTCGGCTCACCGATGTAGAGCAGCCGCTCACCGCCCGCGGCCTCGAACGCGGCCACCGCCTCCGACGCCATCGTGTCGCCCCACCCCGGAGGCCAGCACAGAAAAAGCACGTCATCGGAGCTGAACGATCGCGACGCGAACTCCTTGAGATCACCGACGCCGTGCCACACATCCGACTGTCCCGCCGCCTGGACGAATGACACATTCTCCGCGCGATCCGGCGGTTCGGAGTCATACGCCTCGATCCGCAGACCCGCCGCGGCCAGCTGCGCCGCCCAGTAGCCCCGGCCCGCACCCAGCTCGATCACCCTTCGACCCCGACAGGCCCGAGCCACCCAATCGACCGTCTCGGGCGACGGAATCGCATACGCGTAGGCAGCCTGCAAGACGGTCTGCGCGTACCCGAGCCGCGCACTGCCTGTCGCCCGGCCACCGTTCACCACCCGCCGACCGTCGTGCTCGCAGACAGACGGCGCGACAACGTCCCAATACGGATTCCCGCTGACCGCCCGACCACCGGTCAGGTAATGCACCAACCGCAGATCGAATGCGGCATCGGCCCGCTCGTCCCCGCTCCCCGGCAACATCGGCGCAGTGTCCAGATAGTCGGCCACCTTCGGATACTCGCTCGCCAGCCGTAACTCATCCCCCAGCAACGCAGCGAGTTCCGCACGTCGCTCCGCCGTCAGCACAAGCTCACCCATACCCCCGATTTTCCCCTCCCACAGCCTGCTTCGCGATCGCTTCGACCGAGACGGCGCGTGGAGAGATCTCATTCGAATCTCGTCGAGTCGAACCCCGCACTCTCCCCACCCGTAGTTCCCAACAGACGGGCGTAACGAACCGTCGGCTAGTGGAGGGCGCGTATGCGGGTGAATCGGCTGACCGCGGATTTGTCGGAGTATCCGGATCTGGTGGTCATCTACCTCGGGATGCGGGTGCGTAAGCCGCGCGGGGTGGTGCGGCTGTTGGGATTGGGGCCGAAACTATATCGGTCGCACAGGGATCGACCCGATGGGCTGTTGTTGCATGAGGACATCATCTGGTCGTTGTTTCCGCCGCACTGGGGGGCTCGGCAGTACTGGCGGGATCTGGACAGTTTGGAGCGGTGGACTCGGTCGGATCCGCATCGGGAGTGGTGGCAGCGGTTTCTGCGGGATTCGGGGGGTACCGGGTTCTGGCATGAGGCGTACTTCCTGCGGGGCGGGATCGACACCATGTACGACGACATGACCACGCCGACGGGGCTGGGGCGGGTGGCGCCCACCGTCGCGATGCGTGGGCGGCTGTTCTCGGCTCGCGGGCGGGTGCGGCACGATGAGCCGAAGGTGGCGCCTGTCGTCGGGGAGAAGTCCTATTACGCGGACAATTCCGAATGAGAACAATTCGCGATCTACTTCGTACGACATCGCCGCGGCGAACTGTCGCCGCCGACCCGCTACGCACGGATGAACATCTGACGAAATAGGCGGATTTCGGACTTTGCGTACTATTGGTTTCCTTTTCGGCGTTCTACCGTACCTGGCATGCACGTCCTGTTC from Nocardia wallacei carries:
- a CDS encoding 2'-5' RNA ligase family protein; this translates as MVQSVELLLDEAAESEIRRQWRLLAEAGIPSPSPDHRPHITMAVARQIWPRLDQALAAQEFRPFPIRLGGLLIFGARNPILVRLVVPTDALLALQRRVFSVVDKCPGIPANIRPDAWTPHVTLARRLKPHQLGEAVHAVAADRDFATTVVGIRRWDGDQRRDWPVARASGR
- a CDS encoding alpha-isopropylmalate synthase regulatory domain-containing protein, whose product is MTITIDAHDILTAAPQGLRTECAGLSPAEFLDRYCEHSGPVKLSEWSRAGHRHGAQYTATLEFADRLRTVVSAGSPVAALTSALYEEGYPIEILRFHQRRTEVGTATFVQCEFNGRRGWGAAMAADGAESTARAMIAVTNKLGG
- a CDS encoding ANTAR domain-containing response regulator — its product is MGTTAGGAGAKKDAATAAKRVVVAEDEALIRMDLVEMLSEEGYQVVGEAGDGQQAVDLAEELRPDLVIMDVKMPRRDGIDAAAEIATKRVAPVVILTAFSQRDLVERARDAGAMAYLVKPFTKSDLVPAIELAASRFHEITALEDEVANLSDRLETRKLVERAKGVLMQTQGLSEPQAFKWIQRTAMDRRTTMKAVAEVVLENLAPKS
- a CDS encoding phenylacetaldoxime dehydratase family protein is translated as MRVNRLTADLSEYPDLVVIYLGMRVRKPRGVVRLLGLGPKLYRSHRDRPDGLLLHEDIIWSLFPPHWGARQYWRDLDSLERWTRSDPHREWWQRFLRDSGGTGFWHEAYFLRGGIDTMYDDMTTPTGLGRVAPTVAMRGRLFSARGRVRHDEPKVAPVVGEKSYYADNSE
- the trxA gene encoding thioredoxin, with protein sequence MATQTLTAQNFDEIVTGNDVVLVDFWADWCGPCKQFAPTFEASSDKYPDVVHGKVDTEAEQSLAAAANIRSIPTIMAFREGVLVFAQPGALPPDALEDLVTQVKALDMEEVRKQLAEQQAQQEQA
- the polA gene encoding DNA polymerase I, which codes for MTPATTDQRPHSVSAATPSSAGERPTLLLLDGHSLAYRAFYALPAENFKTVTGQTTNAVYGFTAMLINLLRDEKPTHIAAAFDVNRKTFRTEAFPDYKANRITTPDEFRGQVEITQEVLAALGIPTMALEGYEADDIIATLATQAVPEGFRVLIVTGDRDALQLVNSDVTVLYPKKGVSELTRFTPEAVEEKYGLTPAQYPDFAALRGDPSDNLPGIPGVGEKTASKWVREYGDLATLVDRVDQVKGKIGDALRANLSSVVLNRQLTEMVKDVPLPYTPEQLAQQPWDRDRIHRLFDDLEFRVLRDRLFETLAPPEPEAEGGFEISGGAVEPGAAADWLAEHAKAGVRHGISIAGTGTPVNGDVKAIAIAAADGEGGYFDVIGLTPEDEQALGAWLADPATPKAVHEAKSAQHALRARGWRLAGLTSDTALAAYLVRPGQRTFNLDDLSLRYLSRELRVESGDDTQLSLLDDEGQVDAELAKAEILRARAVSDLADAFDAELEGIESTKLLTEMELPLLGVLAELEEAGIAVDCDRLQQLQSEFADRVAQAAEAAYEVIGKQINLGSPKQLQVVLFDELDMPKTKRTKTGYTTDADALESLFEKTGHPFLEHLLAHRDATRLKVTVDGLLKSVADDGRIHTTFNQTIAATGRLSSTEPNLQNIPIRTDTGRRIRDTFVVGPGYESLMTADYSQIEMRIMAHLSKDAGLIEAFNSGEDLHTFVASKAFDIPLSEVHPEMRRRIKAMSYGLAYGLSAYGLSQQLKISAEEAKAQMEVYFSRFGAIRDYLHDAVDQARKVGYTETLFGRRRYLPDLDSSNRQRREAAERMALNAPIQGTAADIIKVAMINVQSAIRAAGLRSRMLLQIHDELLFEVAAGEREFLESLARDHMCKAIELSVPLEVSVGVGRSWDAAAH